The following are encoded in a window of Wolbachia endosymbiont (group B) of Hofmannophila pseudospretella genomic DNA:
- the atpH gene encoding ATP synthase F1 subunit delta encodes MKNNNLVSSYARALFHVSGSRLGIIRKEVEFLLAFFKDQSDVFVYLSHPMVSLLHKKEAILSINENLSENLVKFIMVTLANKRSRLLILILEKFLNLVRESENELEITIKSAEVLKKPDIKIITESLNFLGKIIKVSNVVDPSILGGFVVRYGFNLIDASLKSYLDRLVDLSKMEMLKIRNCI; translated from the coding sequence ATGAAAAACAATAATTTAGTTTCATCTTATGCTAGAGCACTGTTTCATGTCTCAGGAAGCAGATTAGGTATTATAAGAAAAGAAGTAGAATTTTTGTTAGCTTTTTTTAAAGATCAAAGTGATGTTTTTGTGTATCTATCTCATCCTATGGTTTCTCTTTTGCACAAAAAAGAAGCGATACTTTCTATAAATGAGAACTTGAGTGAAAACTTAGTCAAATTTATTATGGTTACACTTGCAAACAAGCGCTCCCGTTTATTAATCCTTATATTAGAAAAATTCTTAAATCTTGTAAGGGAAAGTGAAAACGAATTGGAAATTACTATAAAATCAGCAGAGGTTTTAAAGAAACCTGATATAAAAATAATTACTGAATCTTTGAACTTTCTTGGTAAAATAATAAAAGTTAGTAATGTGGTTGATCCTTCTATACTAGGTGGCTTTGTAGTTAGGTATGGTTTTAACTTGATTGATGCTTCGCTTAAGAGTTATTTGGATAGATTGGTTGATTTGAGTAAAATGGAAATGTTGAAAATAAGGAATTGTATATGA
- a CDS encoding TrbC/VirB2 family protein, which produces MSYIIKKFFNALCIVLFLSFSDYANAANDIDDTTAQVICNIIGYIWGIGGPLMTVVIIGAALLAIFGRMPWPALFALGMFCGVFFGAKTIIMKIIPNISTEVKDTLDKCGK; this is translated from the coding sequence ATGAGCTATATAATAAAAAAATTTTTTAATGCTTTATGTATAGTGCTGTTTCTCTCTTTTTCAGATTATGCAAATGCTGCTAATGATATAGATGATACAACTGCCCAAGTAATATGCAATATTATTGGTTATATTTGGGGAATAGGTGGGCCACTTATGACTGTAGTCATAATAGGTGCAGCTTTGCTTGCAATATTTGGTAGAATGCCATGGCCAGCTCTCTTTGCCTTGGGTATGTTTTGTGGTGTATTTTTTGGCGCTAAAACGATTATAATGAAAATTATACCCAATATAAGTACTGAAGTAAAAGATACGTTGGATAAATGCGGAAAATAA
- the ribB gene encoding 3,4-dihydroxy-2-butanone-4-phosphate synthase — protein MVQAAYPSIDLSLISSVEDILEDVRSGKLFILVDNENRENEGDLVVLAEKVKPEHIAFMVRYGTGIVFLAMTKFYMNKLNLEFMKRSNVDEALIPHTAFTTSIDARYGITTGVSAHDRTHTILTAIDGKSTKDDIITPGHVFPIIASEGGVLARNGHTEASVEIAKLVGSSHAAVGCELVNDDGSMMRLPQLLEFAEQHKIKLTTIDKLISYVQNLN, from the coding sequence ATGGTACAAGCAGCTTACCCTTCAATTGATCTGTCTCTCATTTCTTCTGTGGAAGATATATTAGAGGATGTGCGTTCCGGTAAATTATTCATTTTAGTTGATAATGAAAATAGAGAGAATGAAGGTGATTTGGTTGTTTTAGCTGAAAAGGTGAAACCAGAACATATTGCTTTTATGGTTAGGTATGGCACTGGTATTGTGTTTTTAGCTATGACAAAGTTTTACATGAATAAACTTAACCTTGAATTTATGAAGAGAAGTAATGTAGATGAAGCACTTATTCCTCACACTGCATTTACTACGTCAATCGATGCTCGTTATGGTATTACAACGGGTGTTTCTGCTCATGATAGAACGCATACGATACTTACCGCTATTGATGGAAAAAGTACTAAGGATGATATTATTACCCCTGGTCATGTTTTTCCTATTATTGCAAGTGAGGGCGGGGTTTTAGCACGCAACGGTCATACTGAAGCAAGTGTTGAGATAGCAAAATTGGTTGGATCTAGTCATGCGGCTGTAGGGTGTGAATTAGTGAATGATGATGGCTCTATGATGCGCTTACCCCAGTTGCTTGAATTTGCTGAACAACACAAAATTAAGTTAACTACCATCGATAAACTTATCAGTTACGTTCAAAATTTAAACTAG
- the fabG gene encoding 3-oxoacyl-[acyl-carrier-protein] reductase → MFGLENKKFLITGASGGIGQAIVEIMHKARATLCISSTKKEVLEEVAKKYEKNIHVLPCDLSNSEEVNQLINKASELMKGFDGLICNAGITQDSLLLRMTDESWQKVIDINLSSTFKLNREACKKLIKNNWGRIINISSIVGLTGNAGQVNYAASKAGIIAMSKSIAKEVASRGVTVNCVAPGFIDTKMTEVLNKEQKEKILDNIPMKRMGTGEEIAAGILFLASDEAKYITGHVLNINGGLFM, encoded by the coding sequence ATGTTTGGATTAGAGAATAAGAAATTTCTGATTACTGGTGCATCAGGTGGAATAGGCCAGGCAATTGTAGAAATTATGCATAAGGCCAGAGCAACTTTATGTATTTCTAGTACAAAAAAAGAAGTACTCGAAGAAGTTGCTAAAAAATATGAAAAAAACATTCACGTACTTCCTTGCGACTTATCAAATTCTGAAGAGGTAAATCAACTAATAAATAAAGCAAGTGAGTTGATGAAAGGCTTTGATGGGCTCATATGCAATGCAGGCATTACACAAGACAGTTTATTACTAAGAATGACAGATGAATCATGGCAAAAGGTGATTGATATTAATTTGAGTTCTACATTTAAGCTAAATAGAGAAGCATGCAAGAAATTAATTAAAAATAATTGGGGAAGAATCATAAATATTTCCTCAATAGTAGGATTGACAGGAAATGCCGGGCAAGTAAATTATGCAGCATCAAAAGCTGGAATAATAGCTATGAGCAAATCTATAGCAAAAGAAGTTGCAAGTCGCGGTGTAACAGTAAATTGTGTTGCTCCTGGATTTATAGATACTAAAATGACTGAAGTTTTAAATAAAGAACAAAAAGAAAAAATATTAGATAACATTCCAATGAAAAGAATGGGAACAGGAGAAGAAATAGCAGCAGGGATATTGTTTTTAGCAAGTGATGAGGCAAAATATATAACGGGGCATGTGCTTAACATCAATGGTGGGCTATTTATGTAG
- a CDS encoding YraN family protein encodes MVSRLRYFVGYFGELLVSIYLKLKFYNVIKRRFRCRLGEIDLIVSKKRELIFIEVKTSLFGKEVPISHFQCQSIINSSKYFLSKNLDFLDYSVRYDLCFLSLRRRPIYIKNAWIEEW; translated from the coding sequence ATGGTAAGTAGGTTACGCTATTTTGTAGGTTACTTTGGAGAATTGTTAGTTTCGATATATTTAAAGCTGAAATTCTATAATGTTATAAAACGTCGCTTCCGTTGTAGGTTGGGTGAAATTGACTTAATTGTATCTAAAAAAAGGGAGCTGATTTTTATAGAAGTTAAAACAAGTTTATTTGGAAAAGAAGTACCGATATCTCATTTTCAGTGTCAGTCTATTATAAATTCTTCTAAATATTTCTTAAGTAAAAATCTTGATTTTTTAGATTATTCAGTCAGATATGATTTATGTTTTCTTTCCTTAAGGAGAAGACCTATTTATATAAAAAATGCTTGGATTGAGGAATGGTAG
- a CDS encoding DNA-directed RNA polymerase subunit alpha, translating into MYYSDNVSFCGNLDRLTKPNAIKVILGDSSKKSDIVLEPLESGFALTLGHALRRVMLSSLRGSAVYGIKIEGMNHEFTSIQGVREDITDIALNMGMLRCKLNNTSNKCLNLSAKGPCQVLAGMIETDDQCSIINKDLVICTLGQDVELNITIYVASGKGYLSVNKYKENEFLKSMNEQDLIGFIPVNALYSPVERVSYKVENSRVGQVTDKDKLILSIETDGTISPSQAIDYAARILQEQFQPFINSDMSYKKSQVSLSSGAKDLGYDPVLLCKVDEMELSVRSHNCLKNENITYIGDLVQKTEVEMLRTANFGRKSLNEIKAILNNSGLSLGMNIPNWPPKDIDELAKQHTDED; encoded by the coding sequence ATGTATTATAGTGATAATGTTTCTTTCTGTGGAAATTTAGATAGATTAACTAAGCCTAATGCAATTAAGGTAATATTAGGTGATTCGAGTAAAAAAAGTGATATAGTTCTAGAACCTTTGGAAAGTGGTTTTGCTTTAACGTTGGGTCATGCATTAAGGCGTGTAATGTTGTCTTCTCTTCGCGGTAGTGCTGTTTATGGAATAAAAATTGAAGGCATGAATCATGAATTTACTTCGATCCAAGGAGTTAGGGAAGACATAACTGATATAGCATTAAATATGGGCATGTTGAGATGTAAGTTAAATAATACGTCTAATAAGTGCTTAAATTTGAGCGCTAAAGGGCCTTGTCAAGTATTAGCTGGAATGATAGAAACTGATGACCAATGCTCTATTATTAATAAAGATTTGGTGATATGTACACTAGGTCAAGATGTGGAGCTTAACATTACTATATATGTTGCTAGTGGAAAAGGTTATCTTTCTGTAAATAAATATAAAGAAAATGAATTTTTAAAATCTATGAATGAACAAGATTTAATTGGTTTTATTCCAGTTAATGCTTTATATAGTCCTGTTGAGAGGGTTTCATATAAAGTAGAGAATAGTCGTGTTGGTCAAGTTACTGATAAAGATAAGCTGATATTGTCAATTGAAACTGATGGTACAATCTCTCCAAGTCAAGCTATTGACTATGCTGCAAGAATATTACAAGAGCAATTTCAGCCTTTTATTAATTCTGATATGAGTTATAAAAAATCGCAGGTTTCTTTGTCTAGTGGTGCTAAAGATTTGGGCTATGATCCTGTTCTATTGTGTAAAGTAGATGAAATGGAATTATCTGTTAGATCTCATAACTGTCTGAAAAATGAAAATATCACTTATATAGGTGATCTTGTGCAAAAGACGGAAGTTGAAATGTTAAGAACTGCTAATTTTGGCCGAAAATCTTTGAATGAAATCAAGGCAATTTTAAATAATTCAGGTTTGTCTTTGGGTATGAATATACCAAATTGGCCGCCTAAGGATATAGATGAACTGGCTAAACAACATACTGATGAGGATTAG
- the atpA gene encoding F0F1 ATP synthase subunit alpha, whose protein sequence is MKNSINASEVVNIIKEKVETFDNPIKRENIGEVISVTDGITLVYGLEKAKFGEKVSFASGVEGIVLDLDHDTAGIVVLGNDRDVKEGDVVKCSGDVVRVPVGHELLGRVVNALGDPIDDGGEIRAKNRMYIESKAPGIIDRKSVHEPLQTGIKIIDLLIPIGRGQRELIIGDRQIGKTTIAIDTIINQKKINDEVNENQKIYCVYVAIGQKISTVAKVVNKLKESGALEYTTVVVASASDCAPMQFLAPYTGCTIGEFFRDNGMHCLVVYDDLSKHAVAYRQMSLLLRRPPGREAYPGDIFYVHSRLLERAAKMSDEKGRGSLTALPIIETQAGDVSAYVPTNVISITDGQIFLESELFHKGFRPAVNIGLSVSRVGSAAQLKSVKKVAGSIKLSLAQYRELEDFAKFGSDLDATVQLSLNKGKYLIELLKQKQYSPMQIEEQVLLMYIFSNLYGQLSKVQVSNINRFECDLINYFQTVHPGVLKKLSGDMNDDIKDDILGIVSDFVTQFNCV, encoded by the coding sequence ATGAAGAATAGCATAAATGCCTCTGAAGTAGTAAACATAATAAAAGAGAAGGTTGAGACATTTGATAATCCTATAAAACGAGAAAATATAGGTGAAGTAATTTCAGTAACGGATGGTATCACATTAGTCTATGGGCTGGAAAAAGCAAAGTTTGGTGAAAAGGTATCTTTTGCAAGCGGTGTAGAAGGAATAGTTCTTGATTTAGATCATGATACAGCTGGAATAGTTGTGCTTGGCAATGACCGTGATGTAAAAGAAGGGGACGTTGTAAAATGTAGTGGTGATGTTGTACGGGTGCCTGTAGGTCATGAATTATTAGGGAGAGTTGTAAATGCATTAGGCGATCCTATAGACGATGGCGGAGAAATTAGAGCCAAGAACAGAATGTATATAGAATCTAAAGCGCCAGGTATTATTGACCGTAAATCTGTGCATGAACCTCTGCAGACAGGAATTAAAATTATAGATTTGTTGATTCCTATAGGTAGAGGGCAACGTGAATTAATTATTGGCGATAGACAAATTGGTAAAACCACTATTGCGATTGATACTATTATCAATCAGAAGAAGATTAATGATGAGGTAAATGAAAATCAAAAAATTTACTGTGTTTATGTTGCTATTGGACAAAAAATTTCGACAGTAGCAAAAGTGGTGAATAAGCTAAAAGAAAGTGGAGCATTAGAGTATACAACCGTAGTTGTGGCTAGCGCATCTGACTGCGCGCCTATGCAATTTCTAGCACCTTATACCGGTTGCACTATTGGAGAATTTTTCCGTGATAATGGAATGCATTGCTTGGTGGTATATGATGATTTATCTAAGCATGCTGTGGCATATAGGCAGATGTCCTTATTGCTCAGACGTCCTCCTGGTCGTGAAGCTTATCCTGGAGATATATTCTATGTACACTCTCGCTTGCTTGAAAGAGCTGCCAAAATGTCTGATGAAAAAGGACGGGGATCTTTGACTGCTTTGCCGATTATTGAGACTCAGGCTGGTGATGTATCTGCATATGTTCCAACTAATGTGATTTCAATTACCGATGGACAAATTTTTCTTGAGTCTGAATTGTTTCACAAAGGATTTCGCCCTGCAGTGAATATAGGTTTATCGGTTTCTCGGGTTGGCTCTGCTGCACAATTGAAATCTGTGAAAAAAGTTGCTGGTTCTATAAAGCTGAGTTTGGCCCAATATAGAGAACTGGAAGACTTTGCTAAATTTGGTTCTGATCTTGATGCTACTGTTCAATTGTCCTTAAACAAAGGTAAATACCTTATTGAATTATTAAAGCAAAAACAGTATTCACCTATGCAAATAGAGGAGCAAGTATTGCTTATGTATATCTTTTCTAATCTATATGGTCAATTAAGTAAGGTACAGGTGAGCAACATCAATAGATTCGAGTGTGATCTTATCAATTATTTTCAAACTGTTCACCCTGGAGTTTTAAAAAAGTTGTCAGGTGACATGAATGATGATATAAAAGATGATATTCTTGGTATTGTGAGTGATTTTGTCACTCAATTTAATTGCGTTTAG
- the ppdK gene encoding pyruvate, phosphate dikinase, with protein sequence MQEKLIYYFSQSNCEGNAGMKNLLGGKGANLAEMCNIGIPVPPGFTISTAVCQAYCQDNELSCDLRNEIKNYMAMLESDIGCKFGDSNNPLLVSIRSGSVNSMPGMLDTVLNVGLNDATVVGLAKKSGERFAYDSYCRFIMMYSNVVLQLDHHLFQDVVDNEQQKSGAKSLADLDVDVLKGIVNDFKDVVYEKIGKNFPQNVEEQLLNSVNAVFSSWQNDRAVSYRKINNIPENLGTAVNVQAMVFGNLNDNSATGVIFTRNPSTGEKKLFGEFLVNAQGEDVVSGVYTPMPIDGEQESTMEKLLPSVYRELCTVCEKLERHNKDMQDIEFTVQDGKLWILQTRSGKRTAEAAIRIIVDMVNEGAITKEEGILRIDPKTFDNLLHPVLDVKIDQEVMGKGLPASPGVASGYVVFSASDAEKAAEQGKKVILVRSETSPEDINGMNAASGIVTARGGMTSHAAVVTRGMGKPCICSLSGLYVDKDGKYLSIGDIKINKGEPITIDGGTGEVMLGILPTVLPELSQEFKTIINWVDKIKTVKVRANADTPKDAKIAKEFGAEGIGLCRTEHMFFANDRIEFIQKLIVADDENERANALNKLEEMQKSDFKEMFSIMEGKEVTIRLLDPPLHEFLPHDQSIIEKIARSLNKSVESVKNKIVQLSEKNPMLGHRGCRLAISHPEIYKMQIRAILSAASELRKEKKIEVKPEIMIPFIISEKEFVLICELVKKEAKNFDVNYSIGTMIELPRAALIADKLAKHAEFFSFGTNDLTQTTMGLSRDDSVNFLDSYKESNIFKNDPFEVLDVEGVGELIRIAIERGKKTRKEIKLGICGEHGANPQSIEFFIKSGVDYVSCSPYRVPVAKLVAAQLSISLLGSTTVRT encoded by the coding sequence ATGCAAGAAAAGTTAATATATTACTTTAGCCAAAGCAACTGTGAAGGGAACGCAGGAATGAAAAATCTGCTAGGAGGGAAGGGAGCAAATCTAGCAGAAATGTGTAATATTGGTATTCCTGTTCCGCCTGGTTTCACAATTTCCACTGCTGTTTGTCAGGCCTATTGCCAGGATAATGAATTGTCTTGTGATCTACGTAACGAGATAAAAAACTACATGGCGATGCTCGAAAGTGACATCGGTTGTAAATTTGGGGATTCAAATAATCCTTTATTAGTTTCCATACGCTCTGGTAGTGTGAATTCAATGCCGGGCATGCTCGATACAGTCCTAAATGTTGGCCTAAATGATGCAACCGTTGTTGGTCTTGCAAAAAAAAGTGGAGAACGTTTTGCCTATGATAGCTACTGTCGTTTCATTATGATGTACTCGAATGTTGTACTACAGCTTGACCATCACCTATTTCAAGATGTTGTTGATAATGAACAGCAGAAGAGTGGAGCAAAAAGCTTAGCTGATCTTGATGTTGATGTTTTAAAGGGGATTGTTAATGATTTCAAAGATGTAGTATATGAGAAAATAGGAAAAAATTTCCCGCAGAACGTTGAAGAACAGTTACTCAATTCAGTAAATGCAGTGTTTTCTTCTTGGCAAAATGATAGAGCTGTTTCCTATAGAAAAATAAATAATATTCCTGAAAATCTTGGAACTGCAGTTAATGTACAAGCAATGGTTTTTGGCAATCTGAATGATAATTCAGCAACTGGTGTGATATTTACAAGGAATCCTTCAACTGGAGAAAAAAAGCTTTTTGGTGAGTTTTTAGTTAATGCTCAGGGTGAGGATGTGGTTTCTGGTGTTTATACTCCTATGCCAATTGACGGGGAGCAAGAAAGTACCATGGAGAAGTTGCTACCAAGTGTCTACCGAGAATTATGCACGGTATGTGAAAAACTTGAAAGGCATAATAAGGACATGCAGGATATCGAATTTACTGTACAGGACGGTAAGTTATGGATTTTGCAGACTAGGTCTGGCAAGCGCACAGCCGAAGCTGCTATTCGCATAATAGTTGATATGGTAAACGAAGGAGCGATTACAAAAGAGGAAGGAATATTGAGAATTGATCCAAAAACCTTTGACAATTTATTACATCCAGTTCTTGATGTTAAAATCGATCAAGAAGTAATGGGCAAAGGACTGCCAGCTTCTCCAGGTGTTGCTTCTGGATATGTAGTATTCAGTGCAAGTGATGCTGAAAAAGCTGCAGAGCAGGGTAAAAAAGTAATTTTGGTAAGATCAGAGACGAGCCCTGAAGATATTAATGGAATGAATGCTGCAAGTGGAATAGTAACAGCGCGAGGAGGTATGACCTCGCATGCCGCTGTTGTAACTCGTGGAATGGGTAAACCATGTATTTGTAGTCTAAGTGGACTTTATGTTGATAAAGATGGAAAATACCTTTCTATAGGGGATATAAAAATAAATAAAGGTGAACCAATCACCATCGACGGAGGAACAGGAGAGGTTATGCTTGGTATTCTTCCGACAGTTTTGCCTGAATTATCGCAAGAGTTCAAAACGATAATTAATTGGGTAGATAAAATCAAAACAGTGAAGGTGAGAGCTAATGCTGATACTCCAAAAGATGCAAAAATTGCAAAAGAATTCGGTGCAGAAGGTATAGGATTATGTCGCACAGAACATATGTTTTTTGCTAATGATAGAATCGAATTCATTCAAAAATTGATAGTAGCTGATGATGAAAATGAAAGGGCAAATGCATTAAATAAACTCGAAGAAATGCAAAAGTCTGATTTCAAAGAAATGTTTTCTATTATGGAGGGCAAGGAAGTCACTATACGATTACTTGATCCACCTCTACATGAGTTTTTACCTCATGATCAATCCATTATAGAAAAAATCGCCAGATCACTGAATAAGTCAGTTGAATCGGTAAAAAATAAAATAGTACAGTTATCAGAAAAAAATCCAATGCTTGGCCATCGAGGGTGTAGGCTTGCTATTTCTCATCCTGAAATATATAAAATGCAGATTAGGGCAATACTCAGTGCTGCAAGTGAATTAAGGAAAGAAAAGAAGATAGAAGTGAAACCTGAAATCATGATTCCTTTTATCATTAGCGAGAAAGAGTTTGTTCTGATATGCGAGTTAGTAAAGAAAGAAGCTAAAAATTTCGATGTGAATTATTCAATCGGAACGATGATAGAACTGCCAAGAGCAGCACTTATTGCTGACAAACTCGCAAAACACGCAGAATTTTTTAGTTTTGGCACTAATGATTTAACACAAACAACTATGGGACTTTCACGAGATGATTCAGTTAATTTCCTCGATTCTTATAAGGAAAGCAACATATTCAAAAACGATCCCTTTGAGGTGCTAGATGTCGAAGGGGTAGGGGAATTAATCAGAATAGCTATCGAAAGGGGCAAAAAAACCAGAAAAGAAATTAAACTTGGTATATGTGGAGAGCATGGAGCGAATCCACAGTCCATAGAGTTTTTCATCAAATCAGGGGTTGATTATGTGTCATGCTCACCCTATAGAGTACCGGTTGCAAAATTAGTGGCAGCACAGCTTAGCATAAGTTTGTTGGGCAGCACAACTGTACGAACATAG
- a CDS encoding M48 family metalloprotease, producing MSKLFVLLFFFVCCNSVYSVSIIRDSEVEAVVKDLAQPLFSAAGIDNDKIKVFIVDDRSINAFVINNNSIFIHLGLLQYSTEPYVLLGILAHEIAHISAGHVLQMSSAVGYFQSIAMISYMVGLVSSIVINPQVASAILLSGVTLSSRLFFNYSQEQESVADSYALRYLDESGYDNLGMKEIFDYFKSIEHENTEEYFRTHPLSDKRIFAVQNYKVKNNIKPILADKLLKFERMVAKLDSFFTPIHVLSNKYEGSSKYVNAVIHYRQGKIEEAITKVNSLIQESRNDPYLYELKAEILYKAGNLSEAIKMYEESLRYLSEKNNYLVKLALSHTLLLQGEIEKAIFYLEQVANVETNNAFVWKYLSIAYKRSADMAMYYFALTKKACIEGNLEKFMKYAELAIKTLPKDSSCLLQIEDMKEQYTQKHTYF from the coding sequence ATGTCTAAGCTTTTTGTTTTACTATTTTTCTTCGTATGCTGTAATAGCGTTTACTCTGTTAGTATTATTAGAGATAGTGAAGTGGAAGCGGTAGTGAAGGATCTAGCGCAACCTTTATTTTCTGCTGCGGGTATTGATAATGATAAAATAAAAGTTTTTATAGTTGATGATAGATCGATTAATGCTTTTGTAATTAACAATAATAGCATTTTCATTCATTTAGGGCTTTTACAATATTCGACTGAACCTTATGTCTTACTTGGTATATTAGCACATGAAATTGCTCATATATCTGCTGGTCATGTATTACAAATGAGTAGTGCTGTAGGTTATTTTCAATCAATAGCAATGATTAGTTATATGGTAGGATTAGTTTCTAGTATTGTTATTAACCCTCAGGTTGCGAGTGCAATCTTGCTTAGTGGTGTAACGCTTAGTTCGAGGTTGTTTTTTAACTATTCCCAAGAGCAAGAGAGTGTAGCAGATAGCTATGCTTTAAGATACCTTGATGAATCTGGCTATGATAATTTGGGTATGAAAGAGATTTTTGACTATTTTAAGAGTATTGAGCATGAAAACACTGAAGAGTATTTTCGCACTCACCCACTTAGTGATAAACGTATATTTGCTGTACAGAATTATAAGGTTAAAAATAATATAAAACCAATCCTTGCAGATAAGTTGTTGAAGTTTGAGCGTATGGTTGCAAAGCTAGACTCTTTTTTTACCCCTATTCATGTGTTATCTAATAAATATGAAGGTAGTTCTAAGTATGTAAATGCTGTAATTCACTATAGGCAAGGAAAGATAGAAGAGGCTATTACTAAAGTTAATTCATTGATTCAAGAGTCACGCAATGATCCGTACTTATATGAATTAAAAGCAGAGATTTTATACAAAGCTGGAAATTTAAGTGAAGCAATAAAAATGTATGAAGAATCACTTAGATATTTATCTGAGAAGAATAACTATTTAGTGAAACTTGCGTTATCTCATACTTTATTATTACAGGGTGAAATAGAGAAGGCAATTTTTTACCTAGAGCAGGTTGCAAACGTAGAAACAAATAATGCCTTTGTCTGGAAGTATTTAAGTATTGCATATAAACGTAGCGCTGATATGGCAATGTATTATTTTGCTTTGACGAAAAAGGCGTGTATTGAAGGTAATTTAGAGAAATTTATGAAGTACGCTGAGTTAGCTATTAAAACTTTACCGAAAGATAGCTCTTGCTTGCTGCAAATTGAGGATATGAAGGAACAATACACACAAAAACACACTTATTTTTAG
- the rplQ gene encoding 50S ribosomal protein L17 — translation MKHGIKKNKLSRCTEHRLSMLKNLSISLINHEQIVTTLPKAKALRPYVEKFITIAKNNDSLHGRRLLLSRLHNSKLVVDKLLSVLANRYQDRKGGYSRIIKFGTRKGDCAPMAVIELVDRDISAKGEIYSKNKKGSKVVTQS, via the coding sequence ATGAAACATGGAATAAAGAAAAATAAACTGTCTCGTTGTACCGAGCATAGGTTATCAATGTTAAAGAATCTATCTATCTCGTTAATTAATCATGAGCAGATTGTAACTACTTTACCAAAGGCTAAAGCACTTCGTCCATATGTGGAAAAGTTTATTACAATTGCTAAGAATAACGATTCTTTACATGGTAGAAGGCTTTTGCTTTCACGTCTTCATAATAGTAAGTTAGTAGTTGATAAATTATTAAGCGTTCTAGCTAATCGTTATCAAGACCGTAAAGGTGGATATTCTAGAATAATAAAATTTGGTACTAGAAAGGGTGATTGCGCTCCAATGGCAGTGATAGAGCTAGTTGATAGAGATATTTCAGCAAAAGGTGAGATTTATAGTAAAAATAAAAAAGGAAGCAAAGTAGTTACACAAAGCTAA
- the greA gene encoding transcription elongation factor GreA, whose product MTSSIVNKFPITREGFESMQVELEKLKEEKPSIIQAISDARDQGDLSENAEYHAARERLSFIEGRIIEVESKLSHAEVIEVKNLSGDTVMFGATVTVSMLSDDNSEIEYVYKIVGGYEADASKQLISTDSPLGSALIGKKVGEYVEVIVPNGEKLYKIVKIEFK is encoded by the coding sequence ATGACTTCATCCATTGTTAACAAGTTTCCTATTACAAGGGAAGGTTTTGAGAGTATGCAAGTCGAACTTGAGAAATTAAAGGAAGAAAAACCTTCTATCATACAGGCTATTTCTGATGCTCGTGATCAAGGCGATTTATCCGAAAATGCAGAATATCATGCAGCACGGGAGAGATTAAGTTTTATTGAAGGCCGTATAATTGAGGTAGAAAGTAAACTTTCACATGCAGAAGTGATAGAAGTAAAAAATTTGTCTGGTGATACAGTAATGTTTGGTGCAACTGTTACGGTAAGCATGCTCAGTGATGATAACAGTGAAATAGAATATGTTTATAAGATTGTAGGTGGGTATGAAGCTGATGCTTCAAAGCAGTTGATCTCTACGGATTCACCACTCGGTAGTGCTTTAATTGGCAAAAAAGTTGGTGAGTATGTGGAAGTGATAGTGCCAAATGGAGAGAAATTGTATAAAATAGTTAAGATTGAGTTTAAGTAA